The DNA segment TTATGCTTGGCACGGTAGAGCGCCTGATCAGCCTCGGCAATCAGCTGTTTGCCACTGGTATCCGGGGGGAAACTGCAGTGGGTAACCCCGATACTGACGGTTACCGACAGCTCTTTGTCCTGGTAGGTAAAGCTGGTGTCGGCAATTGATCTGCGCATGCGCTCTGCAACATCAAGGGCTGCCTGTTTGGAGCACTGGGTAAGCAGCACCAGAAACTCCTCGCCGCCATAGCGCGATACGATGTCTTCCTGACGCACCGCGGACTCGATCATCCGCGAGAGCTGAAAGAGGGCCCGGTCGCCAGCCAGATGTCCATAGCGATCGTTCAGCAGCTTGAAGTGATCTATGTCGATAGCCAGCAGGGCAAAGGCGTGATGGTGGCGACCAACCCGATTCATCTCTTCCTGCAGACGCCGCACAAAATAGCTGTGGTTATACAGGCGCGTCTTGAAGTCGGTAACCGAGCTGGTGTAGTGAATCACATTCTGCAGCCCGATCGAGGCGAACTCGAACAGCATTTCTATGTAGGTCAGTTCGTCGCTCGTGTAGTCGTCATCCAGGACCTTGCGGCCCAGTATGACGATCCCGTACAGACCGTTCAGGCCGTTCAGGGGAATTACCAGATCCGGGTTAAGCGGCTGCAGCGGTCCCGCTATTTCCGGGCGCTTCTGCATCAACTCCGTGAAACTGGTGGTGCCAGACTGCGTGTCAAAAAAATCCCGGAAGGGATCTATCGTATCCAGCGCAATAGGGCAGCGGGCCGGTCGCAGGTTCTGAAAGCAGATACTGCTGACGTTATCTGCATCGGATTCGTCCCGCAGAAACACTGCCAGATAACTCGGGATAAATCGCTGCACCAGACAAGATGCCAGATACCCGACCAGGTCCATCTCGCTGGTCTTGGTAAACAGTTCAAGCGACTGCGAGATAAGCTCTTCGTAGTTGTGGGCCTTTGCCTGGAATTCCTGCAGCTGCCCCAGCAGCCCGGAATCGGCAAGCGCAGAATATTCCCGCAGCGAATCGTGCTCCATATACTGAAGTATAGAATAAACCGGCAATCAGGTGAATAGAGTTGTTGCAGGATGGCATGG comes from the Spirochaeta africana DSM 8902 genome and includes:
- a CDS encoding GGDEF domain-containing protein, which codes for MEHDSLREYSALADSGLLGQLQEFQAKAHNYEELISQSLELFTKTSEMDLVGYLASCLVQRFIPSYLAVFLRDESDADNVSSICFQNLRPARCPIALDTIDPFRDFFDTQSGTTSFTELMQKRPEIAGPLQPLNPDLVIPLNGLNGLYGIVILGRKVLDDDYTSDELTYIEMLFEFASIGLQNVIHYTSSVTDFKTRLYNHSYFVRRLQEEMNRVGRHHHAFALLAIDIDHFKLLNDRYGHLAGDRALFQLSRMIESAVRQEDIVSRYGGEEFLVLLTQCSKQAALDVAERMRRSIADTSFTYQDKELSVTVSIGVTHCSFPPDTSGKQLIAEADQALYRAKHNGRNRCEFFNAGLLVMANRLLSITYR